One window from the genome of Bartonella sp. WD16.2 encodes:
- a CDS encoding AAA family ATPase, with protein MNQDDTLSNATKKASVNKDTKSIVDDIDAAYKELATLQKAIDKVIFGQSHVIEYTLTAILAGGHALLVGVPGLAKTRLVETLSLVLGLDGKRIQFTPDLMPSDIIGSEIMDLDKNGKRFFRYIQGPVFAQLLMADEINRASPRTQSALLQAMQEYHVTISGTRYDLPKPFHVFATQNPLEQEGTYPLPEAQLDRFLMQIDIDYPDLTTERRIILETTGQKSQTVKPVLSTKKLQKIQTIVRKIPISENVVETILKLVRSARPNEDNSFANTYIAWGPGPRASQALSLCARARALYHGRLSPSLDDIKALAYPVLQHRMALNFSARADNITIKDIIAKLVKDAL; from the coding sequence ATGAATCAAGATGATACGTTATCTAATGCCACCAAAAAGGCTAGTGTAAATAAAGATACCAAATCGATCGTTGATGATATTGATGCAGCGTATAAAGAATTAGCTACTCTACAAAAAGCAATCGACAAAGTTATTTTTGGACAAAGTCACGTGATTGAATATACCTTAACAGCCATTTTGGCCGGGGGGCATGCCCTTCTTGTTGGCGTTCCAGGGCTTGCTAAAACGCGTCTTGTTGAAACATTAAGCCTTGTTTTAGGACTTGATGGAAAGCGCATTCAATTTACACCAGATTTAATGCCATCAGATATTATAGGTTCTGAAATTATGGACTTAGATAAAAACGGTAAACGCTTCTTTCGTTACATTCAAGGCCCTGTTTTCGCCCAACTTCTTATGGCAGATGAAATTAACCGTGCTTCTCCTCGTACTCAATCAGCTCTTTTACAAGCCATGCAAGAATATCATGTGACTATTTCTGGCACTCGTTATGATCTGCCAAAACCTTTTCATGTATTTGCAACACAAAATCCTCTCGAACAAGAAGGAACCTACCCACTTCCTGAAGCACAACTTGATCGCTTTTTGATGCAAATTGATATTGATTATCCTGATCTTACTACGGAACGGCGTATTATTTTAGAAACAACAGGTCAAAAAAGCCAAACTGTAAAACCAGTTCTATCGACCAAAAAACTACAAAAAATTCAAACAATCGTCCGTAAAATACCTATTTCTGAAAATGTTGTTGAAACCATTTTGAAACTAGTGCGTTCGGCTCGTCCAAATGAAGATAATTCCTTTGCAAATACTTATATTGCTTGGGGACCTGGCCCTCGAGCATCACAAGCTCTTTCTCTTTGTGCTCGCGCCCGTGCTCTTTATCACGGGCGTCTATCCCCCTCACTTGACGATATTAAAGCATTAGCTTATCCCGTATTACAACACCGCATGGCACTTAATTTTTCTGCACGTGCTGATAATATAACCATCAAAGATATTATCGCTAAGCTTGTGAAAGATGCTCTTTAA
- the pth gene encoding aminoacyl-tRNA hydrolase, translating into MLLIAGLGNPGLSYQNNRHNIGFMAVDAIHQFFSFSPWSKKFQAEISNGLINGEKILLIKPQTFMNLSGQAISQTLRFYKLELNNFIVFYDELDLPPGKVRVKIGGGSGGHNGIKSIDSHCGNNYCRVRLGIGHPGPKELVHQHVLGNFTKSDQEWLLTLLNTIANNIATLIKGDVNQFMNKISLVMEKKTHDKI; encoded by the coding sequence ATGTTACTCATTGCTGGTCTTGGCAATCCTGGTTTATCCTACCAAAATAATCGCCATAATATTGGTTTCATGGCTGTTGATGCTATTCATCAGTTCTTTTCTTTTTCTCCATGGTCAAAAAAATTTCAGGCTGAAATTTCTAATGGTCTCATAAATGGTGAAAAAATTCTTCTTATTAAACCTCAAACTTTTATGAATTTATCTGGTCAAGCCATCAGCCAAACCTTGCGATTTTATAAACTAGAATTGAATAATTTTATTGTTTTTTACGATGAACTAGATTTACCTCCTGGGAAAGTGCGCGTAAAAATTGGAGGAGGAAGTGGAGGACATAACGGCATAAAATCCATTGATAGCCATTGCGGTAATAACTACTGCCGTGTACGCTTAGGGATTGGACATCCTGGTCCCAAAGAATTGGTTCATCAACATGTTTTAGGCAATTTTACAAAATCTGATCAAGAATGGTTACTTACTTTATTAAACACAATCGCGAATAATATTGCTACCCTAATAAAGGGAGATGTTAATCAATTTATGAACAAAATTTCATTGGTAATGGAGAAAAAAACTCATGATAAAATATAA
- a CDS encoding PRC-barrel domain-containing protein, giving the protein MKKIAITALASILMVSSAYAQFLLPSEHEKISATGIVRVKADMIARYVTPLTTDFVASNLIGVDVYDITDEEIGEVKDIILRQNNIDGIVISIGGFLGMGEHYVVVSPEKIQMKSDDGKWKLMVNVTKNALKEAPKFKYEDYLIR; this is encoded by the coding sequence ATGAAAAAAATTGCTATCACTGCTCTCGCATCAATTTTAATGGTTTCTAGTGCCTATGCCCAATTTTTATTGCCTTCTGAACATGAAAAGATTTCGGCAACAGGTATTGTACGAGTTAAGGCAGATATGATTGCACGTTATGTTACGCCTTTAACAACTGATTTTGTTGCTTCAAACCTTATTGGTGTGGATGTATACGATATAACAGATGAAGAAATTGGTGAGGTAAAAGATATTATTTTGCGTCAGAATAATATCGATGGGATTGTTATTAGCATTGGTGGTTTTTTAGGTATGGGTGAGCATTATGTTGTTGTTTCTCCAGAAAAAATCCAGATGAAAAGTGATGATGGTAAGTGGAAGCTTATGGTCAATGTAACAAAGAATGCTTTAAAAGAAGCTCCAAAATTTAAATATGAAGACTATTTGATACGCTAG
- a CDS encoding 50S ribosomal protein L25/general stress protein Ctc produces the protein MSKSYTLKAEIRERVGKGSSRELRRNGLIPAVIYGDKQPPLAIAVSYKEIFYKIHAGGFRTTVATIEVDKKRIQVLPKDYQLDPVRDFPMHVDFLHVSEKSVVHVNIPVHFLNEDTAPGIKRGGVLNIVRHEIECTAPANAIPEAINIDLSSYSIGDSIHISAVQLPEGVTPVIQDRDFTIATIAAPASANVSDNSEQESDENN, from the coding sequence ATGAGCAAGAGTTATACTCTTAAGGCCGAAATACGCGAGCGGGTTGGTAAGGGGTCCTCCCGTGAACTTCGCCGCAACGGTCTTATTCCAGCAGTTATCTACGGTGACAAACAACCTCCTTTGGCAATTGCAGTTTCTTATAAGGAAATTTTCTACAAAATTCATGCAGGTGGCTTTCGTACTACTGTCGCCACCATTGAAGTTGATAAAAAAAGAATTCAAGTTCTACCAAAGGATTATCAACTTGATCCGGTTCGTGATTTTCCTATGCATGTAGATTTCTTACATGTTTCAGAGAAATCAGTTGTGCATGTAAACATTCCTGTACATTTCCTCAATGAAGATACAGCTCCAGGTATTAAACGAGGTGGTGTCTTAAACATTGTTCGCCATGAAATTGAATGTACTGCACCAGCAAATGCTATCCCTGAAGCGATTAACATTGATCTTTCTAGTTATTCTATTGGTGACTCTATCCATATTTCGGCAGTACAATTACCAGAAGGTGTAACTCCGGTTATTCAAGATCGAGACTTTACCATTGCAACCATCGCAGCTCCTGCCAGTGCAAATGTGAGCGATAATTCAGAACAAGAGAGTGATGAAAATAATTAA
- a CDS encoding CCA tRNA nucleotidyltransferase has protein sequence MSMPQSFRQVDWLQNSHIQTLLRILSLDGEEARIVGGAVRNQLLNQPISDIDIATTCLPQQVIKRVEKEGFKAIPTGVDFGTVTVVIESRCYEVTTLRSDIETDGRYAKVVFCRDWKKDAQRRDFTINALYCDASGQLYDEVGGLNDIESKTIRFIGVAKDRICEDYLRILRFFRFFAWYGRGRPDAQGLKACISLKQGLHKLSPERIWGEMKKLLTASDPTRALLWMRQSGILTLILPETEKWGIDTIHPLVKIEHILAWKADSLLRLESLLPPDPVRLYDMAHRLRLSNEEKKRLQEWAKLGMINPNCSDICVKKLIYFHGRQPVLDQLSLSLASVCTGILDEDEILEKAKYYLQLYHLAQQWQIPTFPISGRDLVKKGLAQGVLLGQKLKELEKIWVKSEFLMDRDELLEKIKQ, from the coding sequence ATGAGCATGCCACAAAGTTTCAGACAGGTTGATTGGTTGCAAAACAGCCATATTCAAACACTTCTTCGTATTTTATCGTTGGATGGTGAAGAGGCACGTATTGTTGGTGGTGCAGTACGTAATCAGCTTTTGAATCAGCCCATTAGCGATATTGATATTGCTACGACCTGTTTGCCGCAGCAGGTTATAAAGCGCGTGGAAAAGGAAGGATTTAAAGCTATTCCTACAGGCGTTGATTTTGGTACAGTAACAGTTGTCATCGAGTCACGTTGTTATGAGGTTACAACTCTTCGCTCTGACATTGAAACAGATGGTCGTTATGCAAAAGTCGTTTTTTGTCGTGATTGGAAAAAGGATGCTCAGCGACGGGATTTTACTATAAATGCGCTTTATTGTGATGCATCTGGTCAGCTTTATGATGAAGTGGGAGGTTTGAACGATATTGAAAGCAAAACGATACGTTTTATAGGTGTTGCGAAGGATCGTATTTGTGAAGATTATTTACGTATTTTACGTTTTTTTCGTTTTTTTGCTTGGTATGGGAGAGGGCGACCTGATGCGCAAGGGTTGAAAGCGTGCATTTCTTTAAAACAAGGTTTGCACAAACTTTCACCTGAGCGTATTTGGGGAGAAATGAAAAAGCTTCTTACTGCTTCTGATCCAACACGTGCTCTTTTGTGGATGCGTCAAAGTGGTATTTTAACACTCATTTTACCTGAAACAGAAAAATGGGGTATTGATACAATTCACCCACTTGTGAAAATAGAACACATTCTTGCTTGGAAAGCTGATTCATTGCTGCGCTTAGAAAGTTTACTACCTCCTGATCCCGTACGTCTTTATGATATGGCTCATCGTTTACGTTTGTCTAATGAAGAAAAAAAGCGATTACAAGAATGGGCAAAGTTAGGGATGATCAATCCAAATTGTTCAGATATTTGTGTAAAAAAATTGATTTATTTTCATGGACGACAGCCTGTATTAGATCAATTATCCTTGTCCTTGGCATCTGTCTGTACTGGTATTTTAGATGAAGACGAAATTTTGGAAAAAGCAAAATATTATCTTCAACTTTATCATCTGGCTCAACAATGGCAGATTCCAACTTTTCCTATAAGTGGCAGAGATTTGGTGAAAAAAGGTTTAGCTCAAGGAGTACTTTTAGGTCAAAAGCTTAAAGAGCTAGAAAAAATCTGGGTTAAAAGCGAATTTTTAATGGATCGTGATGAGTTATTAGAAAAAATTAAACAGTAA
- a CDS encoding tRNA (cytidine(34)-2'-O)-methyltransferase, with amino-acid sequence MPLHIALFQPDIAGNTGTILRLSACLGVHVHIIEPAGFNLSDRNLKRAGMDYLEHALLERHIDWQHFIETMRHFNRRLLLLSTKAKTYYTDIRYQKNDVLLFGRESAGAPNYVREAVDHILTIPMQPHARSLNLAMSVAITTGEALRQIGYNKIENIV; translated from the coding sequence ATGCCACTTCACATCGCTCTTTTTCAACCGGATATTGCTGGTAATACTGGAACAATCTTACGCCTTAGCGCTTGTCTTGGCGTACACGTGCATATTATTGAACCAGCGGGCTTTAACTTATCAGATCGTAACCTTAAACGAGCAGGTATGGATTATCTTGAACATGCCTTGTTGGAACGTCACATTGATTGGCAACACTTTATTGAAACCATGAGACATTTTAATCGCCGTCTTTTACTTTTGAGTACAAAAGCAAAAACATATTATACAGATATACGCTATCAAAAAAATGATGTTTTACTTTTTGGCCGTGAATCAGCAGGTGCCCCTAATTATGTTCGTGAAGCAGTTGATCATATATTAACAATCCCTATGCAACCACACGCACGCTCTTTAAATCTCGCAATGAGCGTAGCCATAACAACCGGTGAGGCCCTTCGTCAAATTGGTTATAATAAGATAGAAAATATTGTATAA
- a CDS encoding L,D-transpeptidase — MLSRRAFLMAVSLVLVGCATHQPSESFVSVQQVRFIPEELRTLYGPVTNEPYLLPAIDLAEIDPKFLRKQVDYDTSYPAGTLVIDIQECFLYLVGENGKAMRYGIGVGKEGLEFKGEAVVQYKRRWPSWAPTAAMMAREPERYGHLGKGMPPGPDNPLGARALYLFKNGQDTLFRIHGSYEEWSIGQAISSGCIRLLNQDIIDLYDRVPNGSRVVVL, encoded by the coding sequence TTGTTATCTCGTCGTGCTTTTTTAATGGCTGTTTCTCTAGTGTTGGTTGGCTGTGCTACACATCAGCCCAGTGAGTCTTTTGTTTCTGTTCAACAAGTTCGCTTCATACCAGAGGAACTACGCACTTTATATGGGCCTGTAACGAATGAACCTTATTTATTACCTGCAATCGATCTTGCAGAAATTGATCCAAAATTTTTGCGTAAACAAGTAGATTATGATACTTCTTATCCGGCTGGTACGTTGGTTATAGATATTCAGGAGTGCTTTCTTTATCTTGTTGGTGAAAATGGAAAAGCTATGCGTTATGGCATTGGCGTTGGCAAGGAAGGTTTAGAGTTTAAAGGCGAAGCAGTTGTGCAATATAAGCGTCGATGGCCGTCTTGGGCTCCAACTGCGGCAATGATGGCTCGGGAACCAGAACGATACGGTCATTTAGGGAAAGGGATGCCGCCAGGGCCTGATAATCCATTAGGTGCGCGGGCGTTATATCTCTTTAAAAATGGTCAGGATACGCTTTTCCGTATTCATGGTTCATATGAAGAATGGTCAATTGGTCAGGCTATTTCAAGTGGGTGTATCCGTTTGCTCAATCAAGATATTATTGATCTTTATGATCGTGTTCCTAATGGTTCACGTGTGGTAGTTTTGTAG
- the ychF gene encoding redox-regulated ATPase YchF → MGFKCGIVGLPNVGKSTLFNALTKTATAQAANYPFCTIEPNTGEVAVPDSRMEKIASIAGSKEIIPTRINFVDIAGLVRGASKGEGLGNKFLANIREVDAIIHVLRCFKNEDITHVEGRIDPVFDATTVDTELMLSDLESLERRIIQVRKRAIGKDKEALAILPIMEAALELLQKGDPVRLLLKNISSDEQRILHGLNLLTSKPVLYVCNVDENETVHGNDFTKAVEKIAAEQNAQSITISVSIEAEIAQLADEEAIEYLHVLGLSEPSLNRLIHAGYHLLDLITYFTCGPKETRAWTIARGTKAPQAAGVIHSDFERGFIRAQTISYEDYVTLGGENAAKEAGKARDEGKEYIVQDGDIMLFKHNT, encoded by the coding sequence ATGGGTTTTAAATGTGGTATCGTCGGGCTGCCTAATGTCGGTAAATCAACTCTTTTTAACGCGTTAACAAAAACAGCTACAGCACAAGCAGCTAATTATCCTTTTTGCACAATCGAGCCTAATACCGGTGAAGTTGCTGTGCCAGATTCACGAATGGAAAAAATCGCTTCTATTGCTGGTTCAAAAGAAATCATTCCTACACGTATCAATTTTGTTGATATTGCAGGACTTGTCCGTGGAGCTTCAAAAGGTGAAGGTTTAGGCAATAAATTTTTAGCCAATATTCGTGAAGTCGATGCCATTATCCATGTACTACGGTGCTTTAAAAATGAAGACATTACCCATGTAGAAGGAAGGATTGATCCTGTTTTTGATGCTACAACTGTTGATACAGAACTCATGCTTTCAGACCTTGAAAGTCTTGAACGGCGAATCATACAAGTCCGTAAACGTGCAATCGGAAAAGACAAAGAAGCTTTGGCAATCCTTCCTATAATGGAAGCAGCATTAGAATTATTACAGAAAGGAGATCCTGTACGATTATTGCTTAAAAATATTTCCTCTGATGAACAACGTATTCTTCATGGTTTGAATCTTTTAACCTCAAAGCCTGTGCTTTATGTTTGCAATGTCGACGAAAATGAAACTGTTCATGGCAATGATTTTACTAAAGCGGTGGAGAAAATAGCTGCAGAGCAAAACGCGCAAAGTATTACTATTTCTGTTTCCATTGAAGCTGAGATCGCTCAACTTGCTGATGAAGAAGCTATAGAATATCTTCATGTCTTAGGATTATCTGAGCCTAGCTTGAATCGACTTATCCACGCTGGTTATCATCTACTTGATTTAATCACTTATTTCACTTGTGGACCCAAGGAAACACGAGCCTGGACAATCGCCCGTGGTACTAAAGCACCTCAAGCAGCTGGTGTCATTCACTCAGACTTTGAACGCGGTTTTATTCGCGCACAAACTATTAGCTACGAAGATTATGTTACCTTGGGTGGAGAGAACGCAGCGAAAGAAGCAGGAAAAGCCCGTGATGAAGGTAAAGAGTATATCGTACAAGATGGGGACATTATGTTGTTTAAACATAATACTTAA